Proteins co-encoded in one Bacteroidota bacterium genomic window:
- a CDS encoding NAD(P)-dependent oxidoreductase, which produces MIKANRLSKEEYAKNFSDVHPAFETDEGALIEANRCLFCYDAPCTKSCPTSIDVPQFIKQITTENIKGSAKTIFDSNIMGGACSKVCPVEKLCEGACVYNLLHETPIHIAKLQRYSTERAIEKNWKLYQRSASVGKKVAVVGAGPAGLACAHALSLKGVDVTIYEKEIKGGGLMTYGVAAYKVTPEFCEAELNYITSIGGITIKYNCTLGKDVQLAELQKKYDAVFLGIGVGVARELGIPGEDSEGVVDAISFIYNLRTQEFSKTAVGDKVVVIGMGMTAIDAATQSKRLGASEVTMIYRRTEAEKPCTQEELDIARLDGCNFIWLAAPKEIISENGKIKQLVCSKMKLGEADKSGRRTPIETGETIVVETDMLIKAAGQIPFVELVKKADLENENGKIKISANSTTNFNAVFAGGDCVNGGKEVVNAVQEGKDGAKNILQFLGIN; this is translated from the coding sequence ATGATTAAAGCAAACAGATTAAGTAAGGAAGAATATGCCAAAAATTTTTCTGATGTGCATCCGGCATTTGAAACCGATGAAGGCGCCTTGATTGAAGCCAATCGGTGTTTATTTTGTTACGATGCGCCTTGCACTAAATCGTGTCCTACGAGTATTGATGTACCACAGTTTATTAAACAAATTACAACTGAAAATATCAAAGGTTCTGCTAAAACCATTTTCGATTCAAACATAATGGGTGGTGCTTGTTCCAAAGTTTGTCCGGTTGAAAAATTATGTGAAGGAGCTTGTGTTTATAATTTGCTGCATGAAACGCCTATACACATTGCAAAATTACAACGTTACTCTACAGAAAGAGCGATAGAAAAAAACTGGAAACTCTACCAACGCAGTGCTTCTGTTGGTAAAAAAGTTGCTGTTGTTGGTGCCGGTCCTGCCGGATTAGCTTGTGCGCATGCGCTTTCCTTAAAAGGTGTTGATGTTACAATTTACGAAAAGGAAATTAAAGGAGGAGGACTCATGACCTATGGTGTTGCGGCTTATAAAGTAACACCTGAATTTTGTGAGGCTGAGTTGAACTATATAACCAGTATTGGCGGAATTACCATTAAGTACAATTGTACATTAGGTAAAGATGTTCAGTTAGCCGAATTGCAAAAGAAATACGATGCTGTTTTTTTAGGAATTGGTGTTGGAGTTGCCCGCGAATTGGGAATTCCGGGAGAAGATTCAGAAGGTGTGGTGGATGCTATTTCGTTTATCTATAACTTACGTACACAAGAATTCTCTAAAACTGCTGTAGGTGACAAGGTAGTAGTGATAGGAATGGGTATGACAGCCATTGATGCTGCTACTCAATCAAAACGATTGGGCGCAAGTGAAGTTACCATGATTTATCGTCGCACCGAAGCTGAAAAACCCTGCACGCAAGAGGAACTGGATATTGCCCGATTAGATGGTTGTAACTTTATTTGGCTTGCAGCACCTAAAGAAATCATTAGCGAAAATGGCAAAATTAAACAACTTGTTTGCAGCAAAATGAAATTAGGAGAAGCAGATAAAAGCGGAAGACGGACTCCTATTGAAACTGGTGAAACTATTGTTGTTGAAACCGATATGTTGATTAAAGCTGCAGGTCAAATTCCATTTGTTGAGTTGGTTAAAAAAGCGGATTTGGAAAACGAAAATGGTAAAATTAAAATCTCTGCAAATTCAACTACTAACTTTAACGCTGTTTTTGCCGGAGGCGATTGCGTGAATGGCGGTAAAGAAGTTGTAAACGCCGTTCAAGAAGGTAAAGATGGTGCAAAAAACATCTTGCAATTTTTAGGTATTAATTAA
- a CDS encoding ABC transporter ATPase, protein MNNFSPESKVWIYQSNRAFTEAENKLILEKATSFISEWTAHGKLLKASINSYYNRFLVLMVDETQADASGCGIDKSVRFFQQVENEFQINLMNRLLVAYKVNSDVLTCQLSEFEKKIEQGEVHHDTIVFNNLVGTKAEFDNNWEIPLKKSWHSKLLV, encoded by the coding sequence ATGAATAATTTTTCGCCTGAATCAAAAGTTTGGATATATCAATCGAACCGCGCATTTACAGAAGCTGAAAACAAATTGATTCTTGAAAAAGCAACCTCCTTTATTTCAGAATGGACCGCACATGGCAAATTACTGAAAGCAAGTATAAATAGCTATTACAATCGATTTTTGGTATTAATGGTTGATGAAACTCAGGCAGATGCAAGCGGATGTGGTATTGATAAATCAGTTCGCTTTTTTCAGCAAGTCGAAAATGAATTTCAGATAAATTTAATGAATCGATTGTTGGTTGCTTATAAAGTAAATTCAGACGTTTTAACTTGTCAACTTTCTGAGTTTGAGAAAAAAATTGAACAAGGAGAAGTGCATCATGACACAATTGTGTTTAATAATCTGGTTGGCACTAAAGCAGAGTTCGATAATAATTGGGAAATACCCTTAAAAAAGAGCTGGCACTCAAAACTTTTGGTTTAG
- a CDS encoding amino acid permease, producing the protein MSTQLKRSLGLTEATAINMIDMVGIGPFVTMPFIIGAMNGPMCLLAWCLGALLSFADGFVWAELGAKWPEAGGSYQFLKKIFGEKKWGNLFSFLYIWQTSIQAPLVIASGAIGFSQYFSYLIPLDVWQQKAVSGALVVVITFMLYRNITTVGKISVLLWSGLLLTFAWLIFSGLSNFNATQAFDFSSGYDIGSSLFFAGLGQASIKTVYSYLGYYNVCHLGAEIKSPEKNIPRSIFISVAGIALLYLLMQISVLGVLPWQEAKDSPFIVSSFFEKLYGPATAKFATVLILWIALASLFAVMLGYSRVPYAAAVDGNYFKLFAKVHPTKNFPHVSLLILGGVAFVFSLLFKLKEVITAIIVMRILIQFVSQSVGVILLRRRKIEMPFKMWLFPLPAIVGIAVWMFIFFSSEWIYIFGALGVIVSGIVLFLLFAKSRKAWPFQTIDEKR; encoded by the coding sequence ATGTCGACACAACTTAAACGCTCGCTTGGACTCACCGAAGCCACTGCCATCAACATGATTGACATGGTTGGAATTGGTCCTTTTGTTACCATGCCATTTATTATTGGTGCTATGAACGGGCCTATGTGTTTACTTGCTTGGTGTTTGGGAGCATTGTTGTCGTTTGCTGATGGATTTGTTTGGGCTGAGTTAGGAGCCAAATGGCCCGAGGCTGGTGGAAGTTATCAGTTTTTGAAAAAAATATTTGGTGAAAAAAAGTGGGGAAATTTATTTTCATTTCTCTATATCTGGCAGACAAGTATACAGGCTCCCTTAGTAATAGCAAGTGGTGCAATTGGTTTTTCACAATATTTCTCTTACCTCATACCTTTGGATGTATGGCAACAAAAAGCAGTTTCGGGTGCGTTGGTTGTTGTAATAACTTTTATGCTTTACCGCAATATAACTACGGTTGGCAAAATTTCGGTTTTATTGTGGAGTGGTTTGTTGCTAACATTTGCTTGGTTGATTTTTAGCGGATTAAGTAATTTTAATGCAACTCAGGCATTTGATTTTAGTAGCGGTTATGATATTGGTTCTTCTTTGTTTTTCGCCGGTTTAGGACAAGCAAGTATTAAAACTGTGTATAGTTATTTAGGATACTACAATGTGTGTCATTTAGGTGCTGAAATAAAATCACCTGAAAAAAATATTCCCCGAAGTATTTTTATTTCAGTTGCCGGAATTGCCCTGCTTTATTTACTCATGCAAATTTCTGTGTTGGGCGTATTACCTTGGCAAGAAGCCAAAGATTCTCCATTTATAGTAAGTTCATTTTTTGAAAAGTTATATGGTCCTGCCACTGCAAAATTTGCAACCGTATTGATTTTATGGATTGCGCTTGCCTCCTTATTTGCTGTAATGCTAGGTTATTCAAGAGTTCCATATGCAGCAGCAGTAGATGGAAATTACTTTAAACTCTTTGCAAAAGTTCATCCTACCAAAAATTTTCCACATGTTTCATTGCTGATATTAGGCGGAGTTGCATTTGTGTTTAGTTTGTTATTTAAACTCAAAGAAGTAATCACAGCAATTATAGTAATGCGCATACTCATACAATTTGTGAGTCAATCAGTAGGTGTTATTTTGCTGCGAAGAAGGAAAATTGAAATGCCATTTAAAATGTGGCTTTTTCCTTTGCCGGCTATAGTAGGAATTGCAGTTTGGATGTTTATTTTTTTCTCGAGCGAATGGATATATATTTTTGGTGCTCTTGGTGTAATTGTTTCGGGAATTGTATTGTTTTTACTCTTCGCAAAAAGTAGAAAAGCCTGGCCCTTTCAAACTATAGACGAAAAAAGATAG
- a CDS encoding peptidylprolyl isomerase: protein MLKKIIVSSFLSLLLFCNTLLAQGIDKPIYQIITHRAGAYLGTFKMELFPLIAPNHVHNFDSLTTALAFDSTAFHRVVPGFVIQGGDPNSIHGPISTWGQGNVNQPTVNAEFSAVRHLRGIVGAARDVNINSASSQFYICVAPATFLDGQYTVYGKVTEGMAVVDTIVSQPRDANDVPLQKIEMFVSKIGFNDTIPATPTLTAPANNLINAGNGQNFQWTAINGAVLYTIEFSTDSLFSIINYVRNVGLNSTTMPNVLGNTTYYWRVKSKQWRTRKRLFKLSFVYHQSCSSINLSG, encoded by the coding sequence ATGCTAAAAAAAATAATTGTCAGTAGCTTTTTATCACTGTTGCTTTTTTGCAACACCTTGCTTGCTCAAGGAATTGATAAACCCATTTACCAAATTATTACACATCGTGCCGGTGCCTACTTAGGAACTTTCAAAATGGAACTTTTTCCATTAATAGCACCCAATCATGTGCACAATTTCGACAGCCTTACTACTGCGCTTGCCTTCGATAGCACAGCATTTCATCGTGTTGTTCCAGGCTTTGTTATTCAGGGAGGTGATCCTAACAGTATTCATGGTCCTATTTCAACCTGGGGACAAGGCAACGTAAATCAACCAACTGTAAACGCCGAATTTAGTGCGGTTCGTCACTTGCGTGGAATAGTGGGTGCTGCGCGTGATGTAAATATTAATAGCGCATCTTCACAGTTTTATATTTGTGTTGCTCCGGCAACTTTTTTGGACGGACAATACACGGTATATGGAAAAGTTACTGAAGGGATGGCTGTAGTTGATACTATTGTGAGCCAACCAAGAGATGCGAACGACGTACCTTTGCAAAAGATTGAAATGTTTGTTAGTAAAATTGGCTTTAACGATACCATTCCGGCAACTCCAACTTTGACAGCACCTGCCAACAATTTGATAAATGCCGGTAATGGTCAAAACTTTCAATGGACTGCAATCAATGGAGCTGTATTGTATACCATTGAGTTTAGCACCGATTCTCTTTTTTCGATTATTAATTACGTTCGAAATGTAGGTTTAAATTCTACAACAATGCCGAACGTTTTGGGAAATACTACATATTACTGGCGTGTAAAAAGCAAACAATGGAGGACACGAAAGCGCTTATTCAAACTATCGTTCGTTTACCACCAAAGCTGCTCCTCAATTAATTTATCCGGCTAA
- a CDS encoding T9SS type A sorting domain-containing protein, whose amino-acid sequence MCKWTSVPGATSYLLQVCSNTSFSAGAMVFFQSGITDTSFQASGLQPNTTYYWRVRGNQGAVQGLSSQVNSFTTGISVGLAQLDSKQNSLKISNLFPNPAQNEITLVLDVTNAGMAQLNIFDETGKNVLTQSIPVEKQKKNYTIPLKNLAAGIYSLHISYKNEQQSRFLEIR is encoded by the coding sequence ATGTGCAAATGGACGTCAGTTCCGGGGGCTACCAGTTATTTATTGCAGGTTTGCAGCAATACTAGTTTTAGTGCCGGTGCAATGGTATTTTTTCAAAGCGGTATTACCGATACCAGTTTCCAAGCAAGTGGTTTGCAACCTAACACAACTTATTATTGGCGTGTAAGAGGTAACCAAGGCGCTGTTCAAGGACTTTCTTCACAAGTTAATTCCTTTACAACAGGAATAAGTGTAGGCCTAGCGCAATTAGATTCAAAGCAAAACTCTCTTAAAATAAGCAATTTATTTCCGAATCCAGCCCAAAATGAAATTACACTTGTATTGGATGTAACGAATGCAGGAATGGCGCAGTTGAATATATTTGATGAAACAGGTAAAAATGTCTTAACGCAATCTATACCGGTTGAAAAACAAAAGAAAAATTACACTATTCCATTAAAGAATCTTGCAGCAGGAATCTATTCATTGCATATTTCTTATAAAAATGAACAACAATCCCGCTTTTTAGAAATTCGTTAA
- a CDS encoding acyltransferase has protein sequence MPRMIKSGLIQMSLPKTEGEGSIKEIIDAMVQKHIPYIEEAGKKGVQILCLQEIFNTPYFCPGQDKAWYESAESVPGPTTELMATYAKKYNMVIIVPIYEKEQAGVLYNTAAVIDADGTYLGKYRKNHIPHTTGFWEKFFFKPGNLGYPVFQTKYAKVGVYICYDRHFPDGARCLGLNGAEIVYNPSATVAGLSQYLWKLEQPAHAAANGYFMGCINRVGTEKPWNLGKFYGTSYFVDPRGQIFACASEDKDELLIADFDLDMIDTVRSTWQFFRDRRPETYGKLVEL, from the coding sequence ATGCCACGAATGATAAAATCGGGACTCATTCAAATGAGTTTACCAAAAACAGAAGGAGAAGGAAGCATCAAAGAAATTATTGATGCAATGGTTCAAAAACATATTCCATACATTGAAGAAGCCGGAAAAAAAGGAGTGCAGATTTTGTGTTTACAGGAAATTTTTAATACTCCCTATTTTTGTCCTGGGCAAGATAAAGCATGGTACGAATCGGCCGAAAGTGTGCCGGGACCTACCACTGAGTTAATGGCTACTTATGCTAAAAAATACAATATGGTAATTATTGTTCCTATATATGAAAAGGAACAAGCCGGTGTTTTATACAACACAGCTGCGGTAATTGATGCCGATGGAACCTATCTTGGAAAGTACCGAAAAAATCACATTCCGCATACCACCGGATTTTGGGAAAAATTTTTCTTTAAGCCCGGAAATCTTGGTTATCCGGTGTTTCAAACTAAATATGCAAAGGTTGGTGTATACATTTGTTACGACCGTCACTTTCCGGATGGAGCGCGCTGCCTGGGATTAAACGGTGCCGAAATTGTGTATAATCCATCTGCAACTGTAGCAGGATTGTCGCAATATTTATGGAAACTTGAGCAACCTGCACATGCTGCTGCCAACGGATATTTCATGGGATGTATTAACCGAGTAGGAACTGAAAAGCCTTGGAATTTGGGTAAATTTTATGGTACCTCCTATTTTGTTGATCCAAGAGGACAAATTTTTGCCTGTGCCAGCGAAGACAAAGATGAATTGCTGATTGCTGATTTTGATTTAGACATGATAGATACAGTGCGTTCAACCTGGCAATTTTTCCGTGATCGTAGACCTGAAACCTATGGAAAACTGGTTGAATTATAA
- a CDS encoding FAD binding domain-containing protein: MIEFILNSRTIATDEPAGSVMLDFVRYHSHLKGTKIGCREGDCGACTVLVGELKNGEMHYQSMTSCLMPLGNAAGKHIVTVEGINGPALNPVQQAIVDTGGTQCGFCTVGFVMSLIGFCMSSKNPEYTQALASIDGNICRCTGYKSLERAAALIVDKVKERDEKNIIHWLVQQQYLPEYFSGIKARLQALAPSINVVTNYVKVGGGTDVYVQKHAAMVHESIDFVLNKPEMKGIRQNGNLIEIGASVTVEELRNNALICALFPNLYQQLKLISSTPIRNMATLAGNFVNASPIGDMSILFLALNAKIVLEKDTQKRSIYLKDFYKAYKTLDKLPDEILVQIVFEIPTQTAVLNFEKVSKRKHLDIASVNSALLISTENSVIKTASLSMGGVFAYPKLLAETANFLVGKSLTEKVLKDAAKILQSEILPISDARGTTEYKRLLARQLFFAHFIELFPSTIGPAGLLEKMSV; encoded by the coding sequence ATGATTGAATTTATTCTTAATTCCCGAACAATTGCAACAGATGAGCCTGCAGGTAGCGTAATGCTTGACTTTGTGCGCTACCACAGTCATTTAAAAGGCACCAAAATTGGCTGTCGTGAAGGTGATTGTGGCGCTTGTACTGTGCTAGTTGGCGAACTAAAAAACGGTGAAATGCATTACCAATCGATGACATCTTGCTTGATGCCATTGGGTAACGCTGCCGGAAAGCACATTGTAACTGTTGAAGGTATTAATGGCCCAGCGCTTAATCCTGTACAACAAGCTATTGTTGATACCGGTGGAACGCAATGTGGATTTTGTACTGTTGGTTTTGTAATGTCGCTTATCGGCTTTTGTATGAGCAGTAAAAATCCCGAATATACTCAGGCTTTGGCTTCAATTGATGGAAATATTTGTCGTTGCACCGGATACAAATCGCTTGAAAGAGCTGCTGCGTTAATTGTAGATAAAGTAAAAGAACGCGACGAAAAAAATATCATTCATTGGTTGGTGCAACAACAGTATTTACCCGAATATTTTTCTGGAATTAAAGCAAGATTGCAAGCTTTAGCTCCTTCAATTAATGTGGTAACTAACTACGTAAAAGTTGGAGGAGGAACCGATGTATATGTACAAAAACACGCAGCGATGGTGCACGAATCTATAGATTTTGTGCTCAACAAACCAGAAATGAAAGGTATTAGACAAAACGGAAACTTAATTGAAATTGGTGCTTCAGTAACGGTTGAAGAATTGCGAAACAATGCACTCATTTGTGCTCTATTTCCCAATTTATACCAGCAATTGAAATTAATTTCTTCTACACCAATTCGCAACATGGCAACCTTGGCGGGAAACTTTGTGAATGCTTCTCCAATTGGCGATATGAGCATTTTATTTCTTGCATTAAATGCTAAAATTGTTCTAGAAAAAGACACTCAAAAAAGAAGCATTTACTTAAAGGATTTTTACAAGGCTTATAAGACTTTAGATAAGTTACCTGATGAAATTTTAGTACAAATTGTGTTTGAAATCCCCACCCAAACTGCAGTTTTAAATTTTGAAAAAGTGAGCAAACGTAAGCATCTTGATATTGCAAGTGTTAATTCGGCTTTACTTATTTCAACAGAAAATTCAGTTATTAAAACTGCTTCATTAAGTATGGGCGGAGTTTTTGCCTATCCTAAATTGTTAGCTGAAACAGCTAATTTCCTAGTCGGAAAATCACTCACTGAAAAAGTACTAAAAGATGCGGCAAAAATTCTTCAGTCTGAAATACTTCCCATTAGTGATGCCAGAGGAACAACTGAATATAAACGACTTCTGGCGCGTCAATTATTTTTTGCACACTTTATCGAATTATTTCCAAGCACAATCGGCCCTGCGGGTTTACTAGAAAAAATGAGCGTTTAG
- a CDS encoding MOSC domain-containing protein — protein sequence MEELILTQLIIYPVKSLGGISLTTAIAGTRGLQYDRRWLIVDNNNNFLTQRELPLMALIGTRLEENDFVLFQKHAPEVDIRVPLSIQDGTALQVRVWEDVCTALHWSEAADRWLSDFLKTSCKLVYMPDSTNRYVDKTYAHNNEIVNFADGYPFLIIGEASLNALNQRLEVQIPMNRFRPNFVFKGGEANCEDTWSKFRIGDVQFSGVKPCGRCPITTIDQDLAVKSKEPLKTLSTYRSKNNKVLFGQNLLALSEGKISVGDTLIIEKSIGDYE from the coding sequence ATGGAAGAACTTATCCTCACTCAGCTAATTATATATCCTGTAAAATCATTGGGTGGGATTTCGCTTACCACTGCAATAGCAGGTACGCGAGGCCTGCAGTACGATAGACGCTGGTTGATCGTAGACAACAATAATAATTTTCTTACACAACGTGAATTGCCTTTGATGGCCCTAATAGGAACACGTTTGGAGGAAAATGATTTTGTATTATTTCAAAAGCATGCACCGGAAGTGGATATACGAGTTCCCTTGTCAATTCAGGATGGTACTGCCTTGCAAGTGCGTGTGTGGGAAGATGTTTGCACAGCCCTTCATTGGTCTGAGGCTGCTGATAGATGGTTGAGCGATTTTTTAAAAACTTCGTGCAAGCTGGTATATATGCCTGATAGCACCAATCGATACGTTGATAAAACTTATGCGCACAATAATGAAATCGTAAATTTTGCGGATGGATATCCTTTTTTAATTATTGGTGAAGCATCGCTCAATGCACTAAACCAACGCTTGGAAGTACAAATACCGATGAACCGCTTTCGACCTAATTTTGTATTTAAAGGTGGTGAAGCAAATTGTGAGGATACATGGTCAAAGTTTCGAATTGGTGATGTGCAATTTTCAGGTGTAAAACCATGCGGCAGATGTCCCATCACTACTATAGATCAAGACTTGGCTGTAAAATCTAAAGAACCTTTAAAAACATTGAGTACTTATAGAAGTAAAAATAACAAAGTACTTTTTGGTCAAAATTTACTTGCCTTGTCCGAAGGCAAAATATCTGTAGGTGACACCTTGATAATAGAAAAATCTATTGGCGATTATGAATGA
- a CDS encoding M28 family peptidase, whose protein sequence is MIKKITGTLILMLVFTLVKAQKRDSLYMDTTGWGKRDYSAAWDSMMRAKIPNLPKDSTALLFSKTITPLDLKTVLYELTSEKCAGRETGYPGQKEAEKYLVSRFKMYGLDPVGTNKSYTQEFSVNEDTLVNCKLEIGGKNLAHYADFYSYLNFNHNDSFNVDKLIYAGYGIEAPNYNDYANINVKGSIVLVHQGEPKLTDSTYLISGNKNPSDWSEEWETKLKAATKNGVRALIVVVENAADDVAKHHRIKLRPMYFTKDSEKSKFCNVFYISKDVVKELFKNAGKNYETFESKLIESETPVSQKLKLKSKLVYKKATVVRQSSNVVAVVEGSDKKDEIVVFSAHYDHLGLHDGNLFAGADDDGSGVSGIMEIAQAFAMAKKKGKGPRRTLLFICFSGEEKGLLGSEYYAENPLLPMANTVVDLNIDMIGRVDDAHLKKPNYVYVIGDDRLSSELRGINEKANNTYLNMQLDYKYNVANEPNSYYTRSDHYNFVKKGVPIIFYFNGTHKDYHKPTDTFDKINFGKLLTSTKLVFFTGWDIANRNERIVVDKK, encoded by the coding sequence ATGATTAAAAAAATCACTGGTACATTAATTTTAATGCTTGTATTCACTTTAGTGAAAGCACAAAAAAGAGATTCGTTATACATGGATACCACAGGCTGGGGTAAGAGAGATTACAGCGCTGCTTGGGATAGCATGATGCGTGCTAAAATTCCGAATTTACCAAAAGACAGTACTGCACTCTTATTTTCGAAAACCATTACGCCGCTTGATTTAAAAACGGTGTTATACGAATTAACATCTGAAAAATGCGCCGGTCGTGAAACAGGTTATCCCGGACAGAAAGAAGCCGAAAAATATTTGGTTTCACGATTTAAAATGTATGGACTCGATCCTGTAGGTACTAATAAATCCTACACGCAAGAATTTAGTGTAAATGAAGATACATTGGTGAATTGCAAACTCGAAATCGGTGGAAAAAATTTAGCTCACTATGCAGATTTTTACAGTTACTTAAACTTTAACCACAACGATTCATTTAATGTTGACAAACTAATTTATGCAGGTTACGGTATTGAAGCACCTAATTATAACGACTATGCCAATATCAATGTGAAAGGTTCTATAGTATTGGTGCATCAGGGCGAGCCTAAATTAACCGATAGTACTTATTTAATTAGTGGTAATAAAAATCCATCAGACTGGAGCGAAGAGTGGGAAACAAAACTAAAGGCGGCAACTAAAAATGGAGTACGTGCATTGATTGTTGTGGTTGAAAATGCAGCCGACGATGTGGCTAAACATCACCGCATTAAATTGCGCCCAATGTATTTCACCAAGGATTCGGAGAAGTCAAAATTTTGTAATGTGTTTTATATTTCAAAGGATGTAGTAAAAGAATTGTTTAAAAACGCAGGAAAAAACTATGAAACGTTTGAATCAAAGTTGATTGAAAGCGAAACACCTGTTAGTCAAAAGTTAAAATTAAAATCAAAGTTGGTCTATAAAAAAGCGACTGTTGTTCGTCAATCGAGCAATGTTGTTGCGGTAGTTGAAGGATCGGATAAGAAAGATGAAATAGTAGTTTTTTCGGCACATTACGATCATCTAGGCCTTCATGATGGAAATTTATTTGCAGGTGCTGACGATGACGGCTCAGGTGTTTCAGGTATAATGGAAATTGCACAGGCCTTTGCAATGGCTAAAAAGAAAGGTAAGGGTCCTCGGCGTACCTTATTGTTTATATGCTTTTCAGGAGAAGAAAAAGGTTTGTTAGGTTCTGAGTATTATGCTGAAAATCCTTTGCTTCCTATGGCAAATACAGTTGTCGATTTAAACATTGATATGATTGGAAGAGTGGACGATGCGCACCTTAAAAAACCTAATTATGTGTATGTTATTGGCGACGATCGTTTGAGTTCAGAATTACGTGGTATTAACGAAAAAGCAAATAATACCTATCTTAACATGCAGCTCGATTATAAATACAATGTTGCCAATGAACCCAATAGTTACTATACACGAAGCGATCATTATAATTTTGTGAAAAAAGGAGTTCCCATTATTTTTTATTTCAACGGTACTCATAAAGATTATCACAAACCAACCGATACATTTGATAAAATTAATTTCGGAAAATTGTTGACCTCTACCAAACTTGTATTTTTTACGGGATGGGATATTGCCAACCGAAATGAACGAATTGTAGTGGATAAAAAATAA